The Betaproteobacteria bacterium genome has a window encoding:
- a CDS encoding polysaccharide deacetylase family protein → MAISTDESRGITFTLDLEDGRENGTEAGRFIAVTQRLLDFLAQRAVRGTVFVVGELAEAHPAMVRAVADHGHEIALHAYRHVPLTQLDREAFRAETMKGKTLLEDITGQPVVGYRAPIFSLVRETVWAADVLGELGFRYSSSVLPAKSPLFGYPECPSNPFTWPGGLIELPVPVVAIGATGIPFLGGIYLRVLPWTAVKVGLSLCSRGQSLWTYCHAHDFDADEPFHPIDSLGWAGSRLFFAGRRRMFDRLDRLIREGVAPPLAERVAGGITAPRLQPA, encoded by the coding sequence ATGGCGATCAGTACTGACGAAAGCCGCGGTATCACCTTCACGCTCGATCTCGAGGACGGGCGGGAGAACGGAACCGAAGCCGGTCGGTTCATTGCCGTGACCCAACGCCTGCTCGACTTCCTGGCACAGCGTGCTGTGCGGGGGACGGTATTCGTCGTCGGCGAACTTGCCGAAGCGCATCCCGCGATGGTGCGCGCGGTGGCGGATCACGGTCACGAGATCGCGCTGCATGCGTATCGCCACGTGCCGCTGACGCAACTCGATCGGGAAGCGTTTCGCGCCGAGACGATGAAAGGGAAGACGCTGCTCGAGGACATTACCGGTCAGCCGGTGGTCGGCTATCGGGCACCGATCTTTTCCCTGGTCAGGGAAACGGTGTGGGCAGCAGACGTTCTGGGCGAACTGGGGTTTCGCTACTCGTCGAGCGTGCTGCCTGCCAAGAGCCCGCTCTTCGGCTACCCGGAGTGTCCGTCGAATCCGTTCACGTGGCCGGGCGGCCTCATCGAACTGCCGGTCCCGGTAGTCGCGATCGGAGCGACGGGTATCCCGTTTCTGGGCGGCATCTACCTGCGCGTATTGCCGTGGACGGCGGTCAAAGTCGGACTCTCCCTGTGCAGCCGTGGGCAAAGTCTGTGGACCTACTGCCATGCGCACGACTTCGACGCCGACGAGCCGTTCCATCCCATCGACAGTCTGGGCTGGGCCGGCAGCCGTCTCTTTTTCGCGGGCCGTCGCCGCATGTTCGACCGCCTCGACCGGCTGATTCGCGAGGGCGTGGCGCCGCCGCTCGCGGAGCGCGTTGCCGGCGGAATTACGGCGCCCCGGTTGCAGCCGGCGTAG
- a CDS encoding cytochrome-c peroxidase, producing GLGKIVHRANENGKFKVTTLRNIALTSPYMHNGYFKSLRAVVDFYNSRDTKPVCKDRFTSEEQAVKTGCWPEPEVAENVNKDELGNLGLSDREIDDLVAFLLTLTDGWDKDARR from the coding sequence GGGTCTGGGCAAGATCGTCCATCGCGCCAACGAGAACGGTAAGTTCAAGGTGACCACCTTGCGCAACATTGCCCTTACCTCGCCCTATATGCATAACGGCTACTTCAAGAGCCTGCGCGCCGTGGTCGACTTCTATAACAGTCGCGACACGAAACCCGTCTGCAAGGACCGCTTCACGTCCGAAGAGCAGGCCGTAAAGACCGGCTGCTGGCCCGAGCCCGAGGTCGCAGAGAACGTGAACAAGGACGAGCTCGGCAACCTCGGACTCTCCGATCGGGAGATCGACGACCTGGTGGCTTTCCTGCTGACCCTCACCGACGGCTGGGACAAGGACGCGCGAAGGTAG